The Nitrospira sp. genome window below encodes:
- the fliR gene encoding flagellar biosynthetic protein FliR, whose translation MAFAQPIHILLPEFQVFLVLISRIGGLLAAVPVLSGRAVPLKVKVALILSLGLLLAPMLHLPKMPYDPLALAAGLVSEMTIGLAIGLAVRLFFSALEVAGELIGIQMGFGVVQLFDPATATQTPIIARFFTLLASLVFLSMNGHMFLVATILSSYEAIPAFGASLPGSVADDVLRLSQNMFLLGLKLAAPVLVIIFVINILLAMLGRAVSQINVFVLSFPVTIAGGLAVLALSMPFTIRLLAHELEQLQFTIQGLLKALGHG comes from the coding sequence ATGGCTTTCGCTCAGCCGATTCACATACTGCTTCCGGAATTCCAGGTCTTCCTGGTTCTCATTTCCCGCATCGGAGGACTGCTGGCGGCAGTCCCCGTCTTGAGCGGACGCGCGGTTCCACTGAAGGTCAAAGTCGCGCTGATTCTTAGTTTGGGACTATTGCTCGCTCCGATGCTCCATCTCCCGAAGATGCCGTATGACCCACTGGCTCTCGCGGCTGGGCTGGTGAGCGAAATGACGATCGGTCTGGCGATCGGGTTGGCGGTTCGGCTCTTTTTTAGCGCACTTGAGGTTGCGGGCGAACTGATCGGTATTCAAATGGGGTTCGGTGTCGTGCAGCTGTTTGATCCGGCCACGGCGACCCAAACGCCTATCATCGCACGATTCTTTACCTTGTTGGCATCGCTCGTGTTTCTCTCGATGAACGGCCATATGTTTCTCGTGGCGACCATTCTTTCAAGTTATGAGGCTATTCCCGCGTTCGGGGCATCCCTTCCGGGCAGCGTGGCGGATGATGTCCTACGGTTGTCTCAGAATATGTTTCTGCTCGGGTTGAAATTAGCCGCACCTGTGCTCGTGATAATTTTTGTGATCAATATTCTGTTAGCGATGCTGGGACGAGCGGTCAGTCAAATCAACGTGTTCGTCTTGAGTTTTCCCGTGACGATTGCCGGGGGATTGGCCGTCTTGGCGCTCTCCATGCCGTTTACGATTAGGCTCTTGGCACATGAGCTGGAGCAACTGCAATTCACCATCCAGGGGCTGCTGAAAGCATTGGGACATGGCTGA
- the flhB gene encoding flagellar biosynthesis protein FlhB translates to MAEDKSNKTEPATPKRKEEARRKGQVAMSRDVSTAAILLGGIGLLAVMLPVGLQRMTEMTRQGLTLSFPDEFYEGMSIEQVYTVVTQAGLTVFALSLPIVVGVFVVGSAASLLQTGLLWKSNGLQPEFSRINPMKGLSKLASFRSVMELIKGLFKIAIVTGVGIWVVRYDILRVPELIEFDMGSVLQMTGWLSLKVGLAVAGAIAGLAVLDYFYQRYEWERDLRMSKEEIKEEHKSTEGDPLIKSRVRTVQRELTKKRMMAAVKTADVVITNPTHLAVALKYDTAKMAAPVVVAKGAGLIAEKIRELARHHGVPVVENKFVARTIFKLVEIGNAIPNDLYRAVAEILAFVYRARGVAP, encoded by the coding sequence ATGGCTGAGGACAAGTCCAATAAGACAGAGCCCGCGACTCCGAAACGAAAGGAAGAGGCGCGTCGAAAAGGGCAGGTCGCGATGAGTCGCGACGTGTCGACGGCGGCCATTCTCTTAGGGGGGATTGGATTGTTGGCGGTGATGTTGCCGGTCGGCCTCCAACGAATGACGGAGATGACGAGGCAAGGCCTCACGCTCTCGTTCCCTGACGAGTTCTATGAAGGAATGTCCATCGAGCAAGTCTACACGGTTGTCACTCAAGCCGGGCTCACGGTCTTTGCGTTGAGTCTTCCGATCGTCGTCGGTGTGTTTGTGGTCGGCAGCGCCGCCTCCCTCTTGCAGACTGGCCTGTTATGGAAATCCAACGGGCTGCAGCCGGAATTCTCCCGGATCAATCCGATGAAAGGGCTCTCCAAGCTGGCCTCGTTCCGGTCCGTGATGGAATTGATTAAGGGGCTGTTCAAGATTGCGATCGTCACGGGGGTTGGGATCTGGGTCGTCCGGTACGACATCTTACGAGTACCCGAATTGATCGAATTTGATATGGGTTCGGTGTTGCAGATGACCGGTTGGTTGTCGCTGAAGGTCGGATTAGCCGTTGCCGGGGCGATCGCCGGGCTGGCCGTGCTCGATTATTTTTATCAGCGTTATGAGTGGGAACGGGACCTTCGTATGTCGAAGGAAGAAATCAAGGAAGAGCACAAGTCCACAGAAGGCGATCCCTTGATTAAGAGCCGAGTCCGGACCGTTCAGCGAGAGTTGACGAAGAAGCGCATGATGGCTGCGGTCAAGACGGCGGATGTGGTGATTACCAACCCAACTCATTTGGCGGTGGCCCTGAAATATGACACAGCCAAGATGGCGGCGCCGGTTGTTGTGGCGAAAGGAGCAGGCTTGATCGCCGAAAAGATTCGTGAATTGGCACGGCACCATGGAGTCCCGGTCGTGGAAAACAAGTTCGTGGCGAGAACCATCTTTAAACTCGTCGAGATCGGGAATGCAATTCCGAATGATCTCTACCGTGCCGTGGCTGAAATTCTGGCGTTCGTGTATCGCGCCAGAGGCGTGGCACCATGA
- the flhA gene encoding flagellar biosynthesis protein FlhA: protein MATATEPLSKNQLLKHPDILMSVGVVAIIMVMLLPLPRFMLDLLLSFDITLSVLILLVGLQVRRPIEFSVFPSILLMITLFRLSLNIASTRLILLHGNEGAGAAGEVIRAFGNFIVGGNYTVGLVVFTILVIINFVVVTKGAGRVAEVAARFTLDAMPGKQMSIDADLNAGMINETEARRRRREITEEADFYGAMDGASKFVRGDAIAAVIIILVNILGGLAIGILQQGMSPGLAAQTYTVLTVGEGLVAQIPALIVSTAAGIVVTRAASETDLGGEMARQLLMSSKTVGVAAGILLTLGLVPGLPHVAFLVLGGAVAWIAYHLHQQEQVQAAPTLAPVTAKVEEGVTRVTQLDLMEVQVGYGLIGLVEGTQGTALLDRIKALRRQFAESMGFVVPPIHIRDNLQLRPNEYAIILKGVEVAKADVVPGHLLAIDPGTGQRGLVKGIETKEPAFGLPALWVPEEAREQAQIAGYTVVDASSAIATHLSELIKRHGHELLGRQEVQALLDEVGKAHPKLVEELIPTLVPLGTVVRVLGNLLKEGIPIRDLRSILEAISDQATNIKDADILTEYARQSLARTITKQYQAPDGTLQVITLDPRLDRSLADQVAALPPGAVLNLDPTLSHKLLSNLKQAAERVAARGQQPIVLCSQVVRRHLRRLSDRLLHSVPVMGLNEVDSFVRLQSLDTVRIDLELAQPS from the coding sequence ATGGCAACAGCAACAGAACCCCTAAGCAAGAATCAGCTCCTGAAGCACCCGGATATTCTGATGTCCGTTGGAGTGGTCGCCATTATCATGGTGATGTTGCTGCCGCTGCCGCGCTTCATGCTGGATTTGCTGTTGAGTTTTGACATTACGCTATCGGTCCTGATTCTACTCGTCGGGCTCCAGGTACGGAGACCGATCGAGTTTTCGGTGTTTCCCTCGATCCTCCTCATGATCACGTTGTTCCGGTTGTCTCTCAATATCGCCTCGACCCGACTGATTCTGTTGCATGGCAATGAGGGGGCTGGGGCGGCGGGAGAAGTCATTCGGGCATTCGGAAACTTCATCGTGGGTGGGAATTACACGGTCGGCTTGGTCGTGTTCACCATTCTCGTCATCATCAATTTTGTCGTCGTGACGAAGGGTGCGGGACGGGTGGCGGAAGTGGCGGCTCGATTCACATTGGACGCGATGCCCGGGAAACAGATGAGCATTGATGCGGATCTCAATGCCGGGATGATCAATGAAACTGAAGCACGCCGCCGTAGGCGAGAGATCACGGAGGAGGCCGACTTTTACGGTGCGATGGACGGTGCCAGCAAGTTTGTGCGTGGGGACGCGATCGCGGCTGTGATCATTATTTTGGTCAACATTCTCGGTGGCTTGGCGATCGGTATCTTGCAGCAGGGAATGAGTCCGGGGTTGGCAGCGCAAACCTATACGGTGCTGACTGTCGGTGAGGGATTAGTCGCGCAGATTCCCGCTCTCATTGTCTCAACGGCGGCCGGTATCGTCGTGACGCGTGCCGCTTCGGAAACAGATCTGGGTGGAGAGATGGCTCGCCAGCTGTTGATGTCCTCCAAAACGGTGGGTGTCGCAGCCGGGATTCTCCTGACCCTCGGACTCGTACCGGGTCTTCCGCATGTGGCGTTTCTCGTATTGGGAGGTGCGGTCGCATGGATCGCCTACCATCTTCACCAGCAGGAACAGGTCCAGGCAGCACCGACACTTGCTCCCGTCACAGCCAAGGTGGAAGAGGGCGTAACCCGTGTGACGCAGCTCGACCTCATGGAAGTTCAGGTCGGGTATGGACTGATCGGACTGGTTGAGGGCACCCAAGGGACTGCACTCCTGGACAGAATAAAGGCGCTACGGCGGCAGTTTGCTGAATCGATGGGCTTTGTTGTGCCCCCGATTCATATTCGTGACAACCTCCAGCTCCGCCCGAATGAGTATGCCATTATTTTGAAGGGGGTGGAGGTCGCCAAAGCAGATGTCGTGCCCGGCCATCTCTTGGCGATCGATCCTGGAACTGGGCAGCGAGGGTTGGTGAAGGGGATCGAGACGAAAGAACCCGCATTCGGTCTGCCGGCGCTCTGGGTTCCTGAAGAGGCTCGTGAGCAGGCTCAGATTGCCGGTTATACGGTGGTCGATGCGAGCTCGGCCATCGCGACACATCTGTCTGAATTGATCAAGCGCCATGGGCATGAACTGCTGGGAAGGCAGGAAGTGCAAGCCTTGTTGGATGAGGTCGGTAAAGCACACCCCAAGCTGGTGGAGGAACTCATCCCCACCCTGGTACCGCTTGGGACGGTCGTGCGTGTCCTTGGCAATCTCCTCAAAGAAGGGATCCCTATTCGAGACCTTCGATCCATCCTGGAAGCCATCTCAGACCAGGCAACGAACATCAAGGATGCGGATATCCTCACCGAATATGCGCGGCAGTCGCTGGCTCGAACCATCACGAAGCAATATCAGGCGCCGGATGGAACCCTGCAGGTCATTACGTTGGATCCACGGCTTGATCGGTCGTTGGCGGATCAAGTCGCGGCACTCCCCCCGGGGGCCGTGTTGAATCTTGATCCGACGCTCTCGCACAAACTTCTGAGCAATCTGAAGCAAGCAGCCGAACGAGTTGCCGCTCGAGGGCAGCAGCCGATTGTCCTGTGCTCGCAAGTGGTGCGCCGCCACCTTCGTCGTCTCAGCGATCGTCTGTTGCATTCCGTGCCGGTCATGGGCTTGAACGAAGTCGATTCGTTCGTTCGCCTGCAATCCCTCGATACTGTCCGGATCGATCTCGAATTGGCCCAGCCGTCCTAG
- the flhF gene encoding flagellar biosynthesis protein FlhF has translation MKIKIFHAVTMQDAMRAIKEELGPDAIILSSKEVHEGGRLLRVFNRPVLEIMAAAEQETQRPTQLKESRQVGGRPAAPSASQPPSPVAFQTFQQTLQTILQPNPDQSTPSGDHPSPLSRPTQVQRGRQRQHHMRMAVAELTRLLQDLSRDTIHPAGHPVSPLLIAMRRSLLARGLQSSTVEFLVNEVHTTLLPEDASAEESVRCALHRAIAEGIPTSDPVSADHRHPTINLFLGPSGAGKTSAVAKLAAYYRSEHRKSVALITFDTFRDTSVEQMRRYARLVGVPFACALSARQVAEGLRRQTRCDVVLIDMPGIGPDDLTLAKDLARLLPEDSVTTHVVLPASTGIHEARRIARRFGDLPRPRLLFTKLDETESFGMMFDVSQQVGIPLSYWSIGRRVPGELEVASSERLATLLTAHGAADFSMVKRQSVRASVGTPAMTGVGTHRG, from the coding sequence ATGAAGATCAAGATCTTTCATGCGGTGACGATGCAGGATGCCATGCGGGCCATCAAGGAAGAACTTGGACCGGATGCCATCATCTTGTCGTCGAAAGAGGTGCATGAAGGGGGACGGTTGTTGCGGGTATTCAATCGGCCGGTGTTGGAAATTATGGCGGCTGCGGAACAAGAGACGCAACGGCCCACCCAGTTGAAAGAGAGCCGTCAAGTCGGCGGGCGACCCGCGGCTCCCAGTGCATCTCAACCGCCTTCGCCGGTCGCGTTCCAGACTTTTCAGCAAACGCTGCAAACCATTCTGCAGCCGAATCCGGATCAGAGCACGCCATCTGGAGATCACCCGAGTCCTCTCTCGAGACCGACGCAGGTTCAAAGAGGGCGACAGCGTCAACATCACATGCGCATGGCGGTGGCCGAGCTCACCCGATTGTTACAGGATCTCTCGCGTGACACAATCCACCCGGCTGGTCATCCCGTATCACCCCTTCTTATTGCCATGCGCCGTTCGCTCTTGGCGCGAGGGCTTCAATCGTCAACGGTTGAATTCCTCGTCAATGAGGTCCACACGACTCTCCTGCCTGAGGACGCCTCCGCTGAGGAATCAGTGCGATGCGCTCTCCACCGAGCTATTGCAGAGGGCATCCCCACCAGCGATCCCGTGTCGGCGGATCATCGGCATCCCACGATCAATCTTTTTCTTGGGCCAAGTGGAGCCGGGAAAACCTCCGCTGTGGCGAAGCTAGCGGCCTATTATCGATCGGAGCATCGGAAATCCGTCGCCTTGATCACATTTGATACCTTTCGGGACACGTCGGTGGAACAGATGCGGCGGTATGCCAGGCTTGTGGGCGTGCCCTTCGCCTGTGCCCTATCTGCTCGCCAGGTCGCTGAAGGATTGCGTCGCCAGACTCGGTGCGATGTTGTCCTGATCGACATGCCTGGAATCGGACCGGACGATCTCACATTAGCCAAAGATCTGGCCCGTCTGTTACCCGAAGACTCAGTCACGACCCATGTCGTTCTTCCAGCCTCTACCGGGATCCATGAAGCTCGTCGTATCGCCCGGCGTTTCGGCGATCTCCCACGCCCGCGTCTTCTGTTTACGAAACTTGATGAGACGGAATCTTTCGGGATGATGTTCGACGTGTCACAGCAAGTCGGTATTCCTCTTTCCTATTGGAGTATTGGGCGACGAGTGCCCGGGGAGCTTGAGGTTGCCTCATCGGAACGTCTGGCAACGCTTCTCACGGCTCATGGAGCTGCCGACTTTTCGATGGTCAAGCGTCAATCGGTTCGAGCGTCGGTCGGCACGCCTGCCATGACAGGAGTTGGTACTCACCGCGGATAA